One Opitutales bacterium DNA window includes the following coding sequences:
- a CDS encoding haloacid dehalogenase-like hydrolase, translating to MGKKICLFWDIDGTLIWSGGADERAFEHATREVYGIETSLAKIDYSGRTDRLIARLIADYHEIEEHQRKDTDILAAYLKQLSVEMNSGTAFELKGVRQLLGLAHADDSVEQGLLTGNLIEGAETKLRHFDFWKYFHFGGFADHSHERDQIAEHALELALKKDYAESAELSWVIGDTPHDVSCGRHIGARTLAVATGKHTVDELRLSKPDIALESLEDVETVWKTLID from the coding sequence ATGGGTAAGAAAATTTGTCTATTTTGGGACATCGATGGCACTTTGATCTGGAGTGGAGGTGCCGACGAACGTGCCTTTGAACATGCGACCCGCGAGGTCTATGGCATTGAAACTAGCCTGGCCAAAATCGATTACTCAGGACGCACAGATCGCTTGATCGCTCGCCTGATCGCGGACTACCACGAAATCGAAGAGCATCAGCGCAAAGATACAGATATCTTAGCAGCCTACCTCAAACAACTCAGTGTTGAAATGAACTCAGGCACCGCCTTTGAGCTCAAAGGTGTCCGCCAGCTTCTAGGTCTTGCGCATGCTGATGATAGCGTCGAACAAGGCCTCTTGACTGGAAACCTTATCGAAGGCGCTGAGACAAAGCTCAGGCATTTCGACTTTTGGAAATATTTTCACTTCGGCGGCTTTGCCGACCATTCACATGAACGTGACCAAATCGCCGAACATGCCCTCGAACTGGCACTCAAAAAAGACTATGCCGAGAGTGCCGAGCTTAGCTGGGTCATTGGCGACACACCTCACGATGTTTCCTGTGGCCGCCACATTGGTGCACGCACTCTGGCTGTGGCCACCGGCAAACATACCGTCGACGAACTGAGGCTTTCAAAACCCGATATCGCATTAGAAAGTCTCGAAGATGTAGAGACGGTGTGGAAGACACTGATCGACTGA